From the genome of Hymenobacter sp. PAMC 26628, one region includes:
- a CDS encoding glycoside hydrolase family 16 protein, which produces MHHRSRPRASLLLALGLTACTENKSAPAPTPPPVVVVPPAATNADAKDYNQYTELKWGDEFDGGALDQTKWGYDLGNNNGWGNRELEYYTNSPDNAYVSGGNLSIQAKKEAQGGFNYTSARLLTKGKQDFKFGRLDVRAKLPKGQGIWPAIWMLGSDIDQNNWPKCGEIDIMELRGQDPTKILSTMHFPDNAGAHLYKGIDKVALPGNASFADDFHVFSVVRSQNQMRFFIDGQQYYSFSASDATIYPFNNPFFLVLNLAVGGDFLGNPDAATIGTTPFPQQMTVDYVRYYQYK; this is translated from the coding sequence GGCCCAGGGCCAGCTTGTTGCTGGCCCTGGGCCTAACGGCCTGCACCGAAAACAAGTCGGCCCCCGCGCCGACGCCCCCGCCCGTGGTAGTGGTGCCGCCCGCTGCTACCAACGCCGACGCCAAGGATTACAACCAGTACACGGAACTGAAGTGGGGCGACGAGTTCGACGGCGGGGCCCTGGACCAGACCAAGTGGGGCTACGACCTAGGCAACAACAACGGCTGGGGCAACCGGGAGCTGGAATACTACACCAACAGCCCCGACAACGCCTACGTAAGCGGGGGCAACCTTTCCATCCAGGCTAAAAAGGAGGCCCAGGGGGGCTTCAACTACACGTCGGCCCGGTTGCTGACCAAGGGCAAGCAGGACTTTAAGTTCGGGCGCCTCGACGTGCGGGCCAAGCTGCCCAAGGGCCAGGGCATCTGGCCCGCCATCTGGATGCTGGGCTCCGACATCGACCAGAACAACTGGCCGAAGTGCGGCGAAATAGACATCATGGAGCTGCGCGGCCAGGACCCCACCAAGATCCTCTCGACCATGCACTTCCCCGACAACGCGGGGGCCCACCTCTACAAGGGCATCGATAAAGTGGCGCTGCCCGGCAACGCCAGCTTCGCCGATGACTTCCACGTGTTCAGCGTGGTGCGCAGCCAGAACCAGATGCGGTTTTTCATCGACGGCCAGCAGTACTATTCGTTCTCGGCCAGCGACGCCACGATTTACCCCTTTAACAACCCGTTTTTTCTGGTGCTGAACTTGGCCGTGGGCGGCGATTTTCTGGGCAACCCCGACGCCGCTACCATCGGCACCACGCCGTTTCCCCAGCAGATGACGGTGGATTACGTTCGGTACTACCAGTATAAATAA
- a CDS encoding glycosyl hydrolase, with protein sequence MITTATCWPFRALQFGLLSLLLAGGGVAQAQTKSPKRGLAYDYKSAADLQALAPGTSWWYNYTSVPDASVAGVYGGLAVDYVPIQWGSRLNNGPVTADQLAANIPAGTQYLLGFNEPNFLSQSNLTPTQAAAIWPVLQEVARRKNLKLVSPALNYCGNCVQENGVTYYSPTQYLDAFFAACPNCQVDYIALHTYVCEEQYLRQKVAEVKKYNKPIWLTEFACGDAPAAQITLATQKKYMLDAVNYLENEPAIFRYAWFSGRNNEIPNINLLGADGQLTALGQQYVGLPFNGPANDLNRLTPVATTASSSESGATGAPSATDCNINSRWSSAFADPQYLQLDFGEVKRFTRVKIAREAAYAKDYQVQTSLDGTAWGPLLTVLDGDGGVDDLTGLAGRGRYLRVYGTRRATAFGYSI encoded by the coding sequence ATGATAACCACCGCAACGTGCTGGCCTTTTCGGGCGCTCCAGTTTGGCTTACTGAGCCTGTTGCTGGCCGGTGGCGGAGTGGCGCAGGCCCAAACCAAAAGCCCCAAGCGCGGCCTGGCGTACGATTACAAATCTGCCGCCGATTTGCAGGCGCTGGCCCCCGGCACGAGCTGGTGGTACAACTACACCTCCGTGCCCGATGCCAGCGTGGCGGGGGTGTACGGGGGCCTGGCCGTCGACTACGTGCCCATTCAGTGGGGTTCCCGCCTGAACAATGGCCCGGTGACGGCCGACCAGCTGGCCGCCAACATTCCGGCCGGCACGCAGTATTTGCTGGGTTTTAACGAACCCAATTTTCTTTCCCAGAGCAACTTAACCCCAACGCAGGCCGCGGCCATCTGGCCGGTGCTCCAGGAAGTGGCCCGCCGCAAAAACCTCAAGCTGGTATCGCCCGCCCTGAACTACTGCGGCAACTGCGTGCAGGAGAACGGCGTGACTTACTACTCTCCCACACAGTACCTGGACGCCTTTTTTGCGGCCTGCCCGAACTGTCAAGTTGATTATATCGCCCTCCATACTTATGTGTGCGAAGAGCAGTACCTGCGCCAGAAAGTAGCGGAAGTCAAGAAATATAACAAGCCCATCTGGCTCACCGAGTTTGCCTGCGGCGATGCGCCCGCGGCCCAGATTACCTTGGCAACGCAGAAAAAGTACATGCTGGATGCCGTGAACTACCTGGAAAACGAGCCAGCCATCTTTCGGTATGCGTGGTTTTCGGGGCGCAACAACGAGATTCCCAACATCAACCTGCTCGGGGCCGATGGCCAGCTCACCGCGTTGGGCCAGCAGTACGTGGGCCTGCCGTTCAACGGGCCGGCCAACGACTTGAACCGCCTCACGCCGGTGGCCACCACCGCCTCGTCGAGCGAAAGCGGGGCCACGGGGGCCCCCAGCGCGACCGACTGCAACATCAACTCCCGGTGGTCGAGCGCCTTTGCCGACCCGCAGTACTTACAGCTGGATTTTGGCGAGGTGAAGCGGTTTACGCGGGTGAAAATCGCCCGGGAAGCGGCCTACGCCAAGGATTACCAAGTGCAAACTTCGCTCGACGGCACCGCCTGGGGGCCCCTGCTGACGGTGCTGGACGGCGACGGCGGGGTGGACGACCTGACGGGCCTCGCCGGCCGCGGCCGCTACCTGCGGGTGTACGGCACCCGGCGGGCCACGGCTTTCGGCTACTCCATTTAA
- a CDS encoding T9SS type A sorting domain-containing protein translates to MRLYPNPAATELHLALPAGALARSLAVVDALGRTVLAGRDLGPRATLNIAALPAGLYVVRVATAGGQLTQHFLKP, encoded by the coding sequence CTGCGCCTCTACCCCAACCCAGCGGCCACGGAGCTGCACCTGGCCCTGCCCGCCGGGGCCCTGGCTCGGAGCCTGGCAGTGGTGGACGCCTTGGGAAGAACGGTGCTCGCGGGCCGGGATCTGGGGCCCCGGGCCACCCTGAACATTGCGGCGCTGCCCGCGGGCCTGTACGTGGTGCGCGTGGCAACGGCCGGCGGGCAGCTCACCCAACACTTCCTAAAACCCTGA
- a CDS encoding cellulase family glycosylhydrolase yields MRRPITHFHSTSPLAALRGALRLLVLCLALVGCPTLAIAQSFLHAAGPKIVNASNQEVLLNGVNLGGWALQEGYIIKPDWPGINGKRTQGAVKQTLYNAGMTDAAVEAFYQSYRDNFITKPDIDYLAARGFNCVRLPLHYDLFLTPAQRAVRNSVLRGTTTYDAYVNSLADWYNGNQLFADPANMEAFRMIDNTLAWCAANNMYVILDLHAAPGSQGTDVNIADALQPLDLWNRAVYRDITVRLWEAVAARYKNDARVAMYDLINEPNNVPSNPPIHDLLQRLITAVRAQGDNHLLLIEGNGFGNDFNYLEPFTFANAPNLVYNSHRYSGTGYLMDNNVNSTEPGPNSLRFIGNLQNFRAKYSVPIWVGETGENTTSWMHDAATSLNSVGIGWCNWTYKRFDGGPNAALLRINPPFIVDGPGGLPQVLENIKFANCVPNPDVVNAIAPSQNGLVNYPGGGTYNGGAAVPIGRTVWLRGANGKYVSGENGTRTMTCNRANYGLWEVFLVVASGSRVALQSQGQYVSSENGTAPMTCGRTYASANEQFDWLGNADGTVSLRGTNRQYVSSGDGTQPMTCASAAIGNTETFNFGLVPAGTVLASRSAGEATTSFYPNPVASRLTYQLPAGGRAHRLTVLDTAGRQVFSRAFDNTGGQNTVDLSGLKSGFYVVHLSGPAFDTSFKITKQ; encoded by the coding sequence ATGCGCCGCCCTATTACCCATTTTCATTCGACCTCGCCGCTGGCTGCTTTGCGCGGCGCGCTGCGCCTTTTGGTGCTGTGCCTGGCCCTGGTTGGCTGCCCGACGCTGGCCATTGCCCAGAGCTTTTTGCACGCCGCGGGGCCCAAAATCGTGAACGCCAGCAACCAGGAGGTGCTGCTGAACGGCGTGAACCTGGGCGGCTGGGCTTTGCAGGAGGGCTACATCATCAAGCCCGACTGGCCGGGCATCAACGGCAAGCGAACCCAGGGCGCGGTGAAGCAGACGCTATATAACGCCGGGATGACGGACGCCGCCGTGGAGGCGTTCTACCAAAGCTACCGCGACAACTTCATCACCAAGCCTGACATTGATTACCTGGCCGCTCGGGGCTTCAACTGCGTGCGCTTGCCGCTGCACTACGACCTGTTTTTGACGCCGGCCCAGCGGGCGGTGCGCAACAGCGTGCTGCGCGGCACCACCACCTACGATGCTTACGTCAACTCCCTGGCCGACTGGTACAACGGCAACCAGCTCTTCGCGGACCCGGCCAATATGGAAGCTTTCCGGATGATTGACAACACGCTGGCCTGGTGCGCGGCCAACAACATGTACGTCATCCTCGATTTGCACGCCGCACCCGGCTCGCAGGGCACCGATGTGAACATTGCCGATGCCCTCCAGCCCCTGGATTTGTGGAACCGGGCCGTGTACCGCGACATTACCGTGCGGCTGTGGGAGGCCGTGGCGGCGCGCTACAAAAACGACGCCCGCGTGGCCATGTACGACCTGATCAACGAGCCCAACAACGTGCCCAGCAACCCGCCGATTCACGACCTGTTGCAGCGCCTCATCACCGCCGTGCGGGCCCAGGGCGACAACCACTTGCTACTGATTGAGGGAAACGGCTTCGGCAACGACTTCAACTACCTGGAGCCCTTCACCTTTGCCAACGCGCCCAACCTGGTGTACAACTCGCACCGCTACAGCGGCACGGGCTACTTGATGGATAACAACGTGAATTCGACGGAGCCGGGGCCCAACAGCTTGCGCTTCATCGGCAACCTCCAGAACTTCCGCGCCAAGTACAGCGTGCCCATCTGGGTAGGCGAAACCGGCGAAAACACCACTAGCTGGATGCACGATGCAGCAACCAGCCTTAACTCGGTGGGCATTGGCTGGTGCAACTGGACGTACAAGCGCTTCGATGGGGGCCCCAACGCGGCCCTGCTGCGCATCAACCCGCCCTTCATCGTGGACGGCCCCGGCGGCCTGCCGCAGGTGCTGGAAAACATCAAGTTTGCCAACTGCGTGCCCAACCCCGACGTGGTGAATGCCATTGCGCCCAGCCAAAACGGCCTGGTAAACTACCCCGGCGGCGGCACCTACAACGGCGGGGCCGCCGTGCCCATAGGCCGCACCGTGTGGCTGCGCGGGGCCAACGGCAAGTACGTATCCGGCGAAAACGGCACCCGGACCATGACCTGCAACCGGGCGAATTACGGGCTCTGGGAGGTTTTTTTGGTGGTGGCTAGCGGCTCCAGGGTGGCCCTGCAAAGCCAAGGCCAGTACGTGTCGTCGGAAAACGGCACGGCCCCCATGACCTGCGGCCGGACGTACGCCTCAGCCAACGAGCAGTTTGACTGGCTGGGCAACGCGGACGGCACCGTTTCGCTGCGCGGCACCAACAGGCAGTACGTGTCGAGCGGGGACGGCACCCAGCCCATGACCTGCGCCAGTGCCGCCATTGGGAACACGGAAACCTTCAACTTTGGCTTGGTGCCGGCCGGCACGGTGCTGGCCAGCCGGTCTGCCGGCGAGGCCACCACCAGCTTCTACCCGAACCCGGTGGCCAGCCGCCTCACCTACCAACTGCCCGCCGGCGGGCGAGCACACCGCCTCACCGTGCTGGACACCGCGGGCCGCCAGGTCTTCAGCCGCGCCTTTGACAACACGGGGGGCCAAAACACCGTCGACTTGTCGGGGCTGAAGAGCGGATTTTACGTGGTCCATCTATCCGGGCCCGCCTTCGACACCAGCTTTAAAATCACCAAACAATAG
- a CDS encoding glycoside hydrolase family 30 protein encodes MPTLISPKLLTLLLACSAGLAAAQSAPKAGAPAAPYSAAGRKARAFTTAQGTELRLAAAAAPLAFQPAGQPLETQVCVFVDPNHRFQTLLGIGGALTDAAAETFFKLPKAQQQEFMRAYYSPTDGIGYTLARTHIGSCDFSSAPYTYVADNDAALKTFSVQHDEQFRIPFIKQAQAAAGGKLTMFVSPWTPPAFMKTNHDLLHGGKLLPQFRQAWATHYVKFIKEYERQGIPIWGLSVQNEEMATQKWESCLYTAEEERDFIKNFLGPTLAQGGLGDKKLIAWDHNRDLLFQRASTVLDDPAAARYVWGIGYHWYETWTTSAMLFDNERRVKEAFPNTNLLFTEGCVENFRFDHVNDWALGERYGTSMIGDFNAGTVGWTDWNVLLDETGGPNHVGNFCFAPIIADTRTGQLLYTNAYYYIGHFSKFVRPGAQRVTSASNRDWLQTTAFRNPDGKLAVVVMNSSDKKQDFQLWLNGQAAPTTSLPHSIMTFVVD; translated from the coding sequence ATGCCCACGCTGATATCCCCAAAACTTCTTACCCTGCTGCTAGCGTGCAGCGCGGGCCTCGCAGCGGCCCAATCGGCGCCGAAAGCCGGGGCCCCGGCCGCGCCGTATTCGGCCGCCGGCCGTAAGGCCCGGGCCTTCACCACCGCCCAGGGCACCGAGTTGCGCCTGGCGGCCGCCGCGGCGCCGCTGGCCTTCCAGCCCGCCGGGCAGCCGCTCGAAACCCAGGTGTGCGTGTTCGTCGACCCCAACCACCGCTTCCAAACGCTGCTCGGCATTGGCGGGGCCCTGACGGACGCCGCGGCCGAAACCTTCTTCAAGCTGCCCAAGGCGCAGCAGCAGGAGTTCATGCGGGCCTACTACAGCCCCACCGACGGCATTGGCTACACGCTGGCGCGCACCCACATCGGCAGCTGCGACTTTTCGAGCGCCCCCTACACCTACGTGGCCGACAACGACGCGGCGCTGAAAACCTTCAGCGTGCAGCACGACGAGCAGTTCCGCATCCCGTTCATCAAGCAGGCCCAGGCCGCGGCGGGCGGCAAGCTCACGATGTTCGTGAGCCCCTGGACGCCGCCGGCCTTCATGAAAACCAACCACGACCTACTGCACGGCGGCAAGCTACTGCCCCAGTTCCGCCAGGCCTGGGCCACCCACTACGTCAAGTTCATCAAGGAATACGAGCGCCAGGGAATTCCAATTTGGGGCCTGTCGGTGCAGAACGAGGAAATGGCCACCCAGAAGTGGGAATCGTGCCTGTACACGGCCGAGGAGGAGCGCGACTTCATTAAGAATTTTTTGGGGCCCACGCTGGCCCAGGGCGGCCTGGGCGATAAGAAGCTCATTGCCTGGGACCACAACCGCGACCTGCTGTTCCAGCGCGCCAGCACTGTGCTCGACGACCCCGCCGCCGCCCGGTACGTGTGGGGCATCGGCTACCACTGGTACGAAACCTGGACCACCAGCGCCATGCTCTTCGACAACGAGCGCCGCGTAAAGGAGGCATTCCCCAACACCAACCTGCTGTTCACCGAGGGCTGCGTGGAGAACTTCCGGTTCGACCACGTGAACGACTGGGCCCTGGGCGAGCGCTACGGCACCTCGATGATCGGCGACTTCAACGCCGGCACCGTGGGCTGGACGGACTGGAACGTGCTGCTCGACGAAACCGGGGGCCCCAACCACGTGGGCAACTTCTGCTTCGCCCCCATCATCGCCGACACTCGCACCGGCCAGCTCCTCTACACCAACGCCTATTACTACATCGGCCACTTCTCGAAGTTCGTGCGGCCCGGCGCCCAGCGCGTCACCAGCGCCTCGAACCGCGACTGGCTGCAAACCACGGCCTTCCGCAACCCCGACGGCAAGCTGGCCGTGGTGGTCATGAACAGCAGCGACAAGAAGCAGGACTTCCAGCTCTGGCTCAACGGCCAGGCCGCCCCCACTACCAGCCTGCCCCACTCCATCATGACGTTCGTGGTGGACTGA
- a CDS encoding glycoside hydrolase family 2 TIM barrel-domain containing protein: MKKRIMGAGLALAFTTLAAGPRVAPGARKPGVVKVEIRQAGGRYQLLRAGKPYFVQGAGGGQFPERIAAYGGNSIRTWGTNDAPRVLRAAQANGLTVMLGLDVARERHGFNYADPQAVAAQLQKIKAEVLKYKDDPAVLLWGIGNELNLEYKNPQVWDAVNDIAKMIHEVDPNHPTSTVLAGAAPREVAFVKARCPAVDVLVINTYAGLATLPEQVRNAGWTGPYLVTEWGPTGHWESQQLPWKAAVEETSSQKAAVYQHRYEASVLQDRAHCLGAYVFLWGQKQERTPTWYGLFTEDGQESEVVDVMQYLWSGHWPSNRAPHIASLRLDGHAAADTVYLRAGQRYPAAADVSDPDRDALTYRWELLPEATDLKNGGDRESRPVPLPGLLATPGPGQAQVQAPAQAGAYRLFVYATDGHGNVATGNVPFYIKSQ, encoded by the coding sequence ATGAAAAAACGCATCATGGGGGCCGGCTTGGCGCTGGCCTTTACCACCCTCGCCGCGGGGCCGCGGGTTGCACCCGGGGCCAGAAAGCCCGGAGTCGTGAAGGTCGAGATCCGCCAGGCCGGTGGCCGCTACCAGCTGCTGCGCGCGGGCAAGCCCTACTTCGTGCAGGGGGCCGGGGGCGGGCAGTTCCCGGAGCGCATCGCGGCGTACGGGGGCAACTCCATCCGCACCTGGGGCACGAACGACGCGCCCCGGGTGTTGCGCGCCGCCCAGGCCAACGGCCTGACCGTGATGCTGGGGCTGGACGTGGCCCGCGAACGGCACGGCTTCAACTACGCCGACCCGCAGGCCGTGGCGGCGCAACTTCAGAAAATAAAGGCCGAAGTGCTCAAGTACAAAGACGACCCCGCGGTGCTGCTCTGGGGCATCGGCAACGAGCTGAACCTGGAGTACAAAAATCCCCAGGTGTGGGACGCGGTGAACGACATCGCCAAGATGATCCACGAAGTGGACCCCAACCACCCGACCTCGACTGTTTTGGCCGGGGCGGCCCCGCGCGAGGTGGCGTTCGTCAAGGCCCGGTGCCCGGCCGTGGACGTGCTGGTCATCAACACCTACGCCGGCCTGGCCACCTTGCCCGAGCAAGTGCGCAACGCCGGGTGGACGGGGCCCTACCTGGTAACCGAATGGGGCCCCACCGGCCACTGGGAAAGCCAGCAGCTGCCCTGGAAAGCGGCCGTCGAGGAAACCAGCAGCCAGAAAGCCGCCGTGTACCAGCACCGCTACGAAGCCTCGGTGCTGCAAGACCGGGCCCACTGCTTGGGCGCGTACGTGTTTTTGTGGGGCCAGAAACAAGAGCGCACGCCCACCTGGTACGGCCTTTTCACCGAGGACGGGCAGGAATCGGAGGTGGTGGACGTGATGCAGTACCTGTGGAGCGGGCACTGGCCCAGCAACCGCGCCCCGCACATTGCCAGCTTGCGCCTGGACGGCCACGCCGCCGCCGATACCGTGTACCTGCGCGCAGGCCAGCGCTACCCAGCCGCCGCCGATGTTTCCGACCCCGACCGCGACGCCCTGACGTACCGCTGGGAGCTGCTGCCCGAAGCCACCGACCTCAAGAACGGCGGCGACCGCGAAAGCCGTCCCGTACCCCTGCCCGGCTTGCTCGCCACCCCGGGCCCAGGCCAGGCGCAGGTGCAGGCCCCCGCGCAGGCCGGGGCCTACCGCCTGTTCGTTTACGCCACTGATGGCCACGGCAACGTAGCAACCGGCAACGTTCCCTTCTACATCAAGTCCCAGTAG
- a CDS encoding sulfite exporter TauE/SafE family protein gives METISVATIALLCFFTFLAGFIDAIVGGGGLIQLPALLLLLPGVPVPTLLGTGKVASLAGTAAALRRYLSGPTAVPLRWRTVAITALVAGGFALLGARAVSGLHKEAVRPLVLVLLVLMAGYTLWRNDFGSTYAPRLHGRREVLVGVVLGAAIGFYDGFFGPGTGSLLLFAFVGLFGYDFLTASASAKFVNMATNVAGLAYFVYTKQVIYQVALPMAVCNVLGATLGIQVALRRGTGFVRVLFLGIVSTFILKLGWETFQPLPTMGQPAVQTPPPATHTSAAGPGSQP, from the coding sequence GTGGAGACAATTTCGGTGGCGACCATCGCCCTGCTGTGCTTTTTTACGTTCCTGGCTGGCTTCATCGATGCCATTGTGGGCGGCGGGGGCCTCATTCAGCTGCCGGCGCTGCTGCTTTTGCTGCCCGGCGTGCCGGTGCCCACGCTGCTGGGCACCGGCAAAGTGGCCAGCTTGGCGGGCACCGCCGCGGCCCTACGGCGCTACCTGAGCGGCCCCACCGCGGTGCCGCTGCGCTGGCGCACGGTGGCTATCACGGCGCTGGTGGCGGGCGGCTTCGCACTGCTGGGGGCCCGGGCGGTGAGTGGGCTGCACAAAGAAGCCGTGCGGCCGCTGGTGCTGGTGCTGCTGGTATTGATGGCCGGGTATACGCTGTGGCGCAATGACTTCGGGAGCACGTACGCGCCGCGCCTGCACGGCCGCCGCGAGGTGCTGGTGGGCGTGGTGCTGGGCGCCGCCATTGGGTTTTACGACGGGTTTTTCGGGCCCGGTACGGGCAGCTTGCTGCTGTTTGCCTTCGTGGGCTTGTTCGGCTACGACTTCCTGACGGCCTCGGCCTCGGCCAAGTTTGTGAACATGGCCACCAACGTGGCCGGGCTGGCCTACTTCGTGTACACGAAGCAGGTCATTTACCAAGTGGCGCTGCCGATGGCCGTGTGCAACGTACTGGGCGCCACGCTGGGCATTCAGGTGGCGTTGCGGCGCGGCACGGGCTTCGTGCGGGTGCTGTTTCTGGGCATCGTTAGCACGTTTATCCTCAAGCTGGGCTGGGAGACATTTCAACCGCTACCAACGATGGGGCAGCCGGCGGTGCAAACGCCTCCACCAGCAACTCATACAAGCGCAGCCGGTCCTGGAAGTCAGCCTTGA